One region of Flavobacterium sp. GSB-24 genomic DNA includes:
- a CDS encoding glycoside hydrolase family 130 protein, translated as MKDIAKRFAENPIISPSDLPPSREGLEITCLLNPGVFQFQNKIWLAVRVAERPTQAENIISFPILTETGLIEIIEILKDHPELIATDARVINYQGIDYLTTLSHIRLLCSDDGKQFYEPENYPYLVGEGILETFGIEDCRVSLIEGKYYLTFTSVSSNGVGVGLRTTTDWKSFQKHGMIFPPHNKDCAIFEEKINGLFYALHRPSSVDIGGNYIWIASSPDGIHWGNHKCIIKTRKGNWDSKRVGAGAAPIKTEFGWLEIYHGANEFHQYCLGAFLMDLENPSKVISRTETPIMFPKTDYELSGFFGNVVFTNGHIIEPDGDTLTVYYGASDEFVCGAKFSIKEILSLLIEL; from the coding sequence ATGAAAGATATTGCCAAGCGTTTTGCAGAAAATCCTATAATTTCACCATCCGATTTACCGCCAAGCAGAGAAGGATTAGAAATAACTTGTTTACTTAATCCTGGCGTATTTCAATTTCAAAATAAAATCTGGCTTGCAGTAAGGGTTGCCGAAAGACCAACGCAAGCAGAAAACATTATCTCATTTCCTATACTTACAGAAACAGGTTTAATAGAAATTATAGAAATTCTTAAAGATCACCCCGAACTTATTGCCACAGATGCCCGTGTAATTAATTATCAGGGAATTGATTACCTAACTACTTTATCACATATACGCTTGCTATGCAGTGATGATGGAAAACAATTTTACGAACCTGAAAACTATCCCTATTTAGTTGGTGAAGGAATTCTGGAAACTTTCGGAATTGAAGATTGCCGCGTTTCTCTCATTGAAGGAAAATATTACCTGACATTTACTTCGGTATCTTCTAATGGTGTTGGAGTTGGTTTACGAACTACAACAGATTGGAAGAGCTTTCAAAAACACGGAATGATATTTCCTCCCCACAATAAAGATTGTGCAATTTTCGAAGAAAAAATAAACGGCTTATTCTATGCCTTACATCGTCCGAGCAGTGTAGATATTGGTGGAAATTATATTTGGATTGCTTCTTCTCCTGATGGCATACATTGGGGAAATCATAAATGTATTATTAAAACCAGAAAAGGCAATTGGGACAGTAAAAGGGTCGGCGCTGGCGCAGCACCAATAAAGACAGAATTTGGATGGCTGGAAATTTATCATGGTGCTAACGAATTTCACCAATACTGTCTAGGCGCTTTTTTAATGGATTTAGAAAATCCTTCAAAAGTAATTTCGAGAACAGAAACTCCTATTATGTTTCCTAAAACAGATTATGAATTAAGCGGCTTTTTTGGCAATGTGGTTTTTACAAATGGTCATATCATAGAACCTGATGGAGACACTCTTACTGTTTACTATGGAGCTTCTGATGAATTTGTCTGCGGTGCTAAGTTTTCAATTAAAGAAATCCTTTCACTTCTAATAGAACTTTAA
- a CDS encoding phosphatidate cytidylyltransferase, whose translation MNETLKRTISGAVYIALLLTSILFSTESFITLFGIFLIITLYEFSNLVNLNKVFSILFGMSIYAATILISHYNKQTSKFINDTFNSNITLETNIKQLDLILLAVTLVVSIKCIIFLFYDSVQKISTSSKYLYLLGYITLPFIFIVKISFGTNDYNPKIILGLFVLIWTNDTFAYLVGKSIGKHKLFERVSPKKTIEGFLGGVVFAAFAGFLISKLYIQPNPEFSNKSILIWTIIALIVSIFGTIGDLIESKFKRIAGVKDSGSIMPGHGGILDRLDSVIFVAPIIFLFYQILYYVS comes from the coding sequence ATGAATGAAACACTGAAGAGAACCATTTCTGGTGCTGTTTATATCGCTTTATTACTAACTTCGATATTGTTTTCTACCGAAAGCTTCATTACACTTTTTGGTATTTTCTTAATTATAACTCTTTACGAATTTTCTAATCTCGTTAATTTAAACAAAGTATTTTCTATACTTTTTGGAATGTCAATTTATGCGGCAACAATTCTCATAAGTCATTACAACAAACAGACTAGTAAATTTATAAACGATACTTTTAATTCTAATATTACTTTAGAAACCAACATCAAACAGCTGGATTTAATTCTTTTGGCAGTTACACTAGTCGTTTCTATAAAATGTATTATATTCTTATTTTATGATTCAGTTCAAAAAATAAGCACTTCTTCAAAATATTTATATTTGCTTGGCTACATTACACTTCCTTTTATTTTTATCGTTAAAATCTCATTCGGAACTAATGACTATAATCCGAAAATTATTCTTGGATTATTTGTTTTGATTTGGACTAATGATACTTTTGCGTATTTAGTTGGAAAATCAATCGGTAAGCATAAATTGTTCGAACGTGTTTCCCCAAAAAAAACTATTGAAGGTTTTCTTGGCGGTGTTGTTTTTGCAGCTTTTGCAGGTTTTTTAATCTCAAAACTGTACATTCAGCCCAATCCTGAATTTAGCAATAAATCAATTTTAATCTGGACGATAATTGCTTTAATTGTAAGCATTTTTGGGACTATTGGAGATTTGATTGAATCCAAATTTAAAAGAATTGCAGGCGTAAAAGACAGTGGCTCGATAATGCCGGGACACGGAGGTATTTTAGATCGATTAGATAGTGTTATATTTGTAGCACCAATTATATTTTTATTTTATCAAATTTTATATTATGTTTCATAA
- a CDS encoding OstA-like protein produces MKKSLFFIFICLSFLSVQFTFAQAKKTAKAPKTIVIENADFSDVDQVNVPDALLLTGNVKVNHDGVVLTCNKAYFFQKENYLKAFGNVQLVQGDTLFLNSKYAEYSGNEKKAFATGNAVLTSPDATLQTDTINFDRNIQEVFYNTKGTIVNKDNTLVSKSGRYYVEQKKFQFLTEVTITNPKYVIKSNHLDYYSNSGHTYLFGPSTITSKANYIYTEKGFYDTKKNLAHFLRKSYIKYDDRRIEGDSLFYNRNTEFASATRNVKITDSINKGIVKGHYAELYKLKDSMFVTKRAVAINLVENDSVYIHGQKLLVTGKEGERILRAFKNVRFYKIDMSGKCDSIHSDSKSALTKLIGNPILWNGESQITGDVMHLIGDNKTRKIDSLKVLNNTFLISKDTLGTGYNQVKGLNLFGKFRDGKLHDVDVVKNTEVIYFMRNDANELIGINKNVSSKINLILENNAVETITFYNKVDGDIFPEDELPENARKLRGMVWRGDERIKSKDDIFTAEDNEMNDKLIKEGKDEEEKGKDTPMKVRKETLNYDKKKPAVKSSK; encoded by the coding sequence TTGAAGAAATCACTCTTTTTCATATTTATTTGTCTGTCTTTTTTAAGCGTTCAATTTACTTTCGCGCAAGCAAAAAAAACTGCTAAGGCTCCAAAAACTATCGTTATTGAGAACGCTGATTTTTCTGATGTCGATCAGGTCAATGTTCCAGATGCGCTTTTACTAACAGGAAATGTAAAAGTAAATCATGACGGCGTTGTATTAACTTGTAATAAAGCCTATTTTTTTCAAAAAGAGAATTATTTAAAAGCTTTTGGAAATGTACAATTAGTGCAGGGTGATACTTTGTTCTTAAACAGTAAATATGCAGAATACAGCGGTAATGAAAAAAAAGCTTTCGCAACAGGAAATGCTGTTTTGACTTCACCAGATGCGACTTTGCAGACGGATACCATTAATTTTGACAGAAATATTCAAGAGGTTTTTTATAATACTAAAGGAACAATTGTAAACAAAGACAATACTTTGGTCAGTAAATCTGGAAGATATTATGTGGAACAAAAGAAATTTCAGTTTTTAACGGAAGTTACTATTACGAATCCAAAATATGTAATCAAATCGAATCATTTGGATTATTACAGTAATTCTGGCCATACTTATCTTTTTGGCCCTTCAACAATTACGAGTAAAGCTAATTACATTTATACCGAAAAAGGATTTTACGATACGAAGAAAAACCTAGCTCATTTTCTGAGGAAATCCTATATTAAATATGACGATAGGCGTATTGAAGGCGATAGTTTATTTTATAATCGAAATACCGAATTTGCATCGGCAACTCGAAATGTAAAAATCACAGATTCTATAAATAAAGGAATTGTAAAAGGACATTATGCCGAACTTTACAAACTGAAAGATTCCATGTTTGTTACGAAAAGAGCCGTTGCAATCAATTTGGTTGAAAATGATTCCGTTTATATTCACGGACAAAAGCTGCTGGTTACAGGAAAGGAAGGCGAAAGAATTTTAAGAGCTTTTAAAAATGTTCGTTTCTATAAAATAGATATGAGCGGAAAATGTGATTCTATACATTCTGACTCTAAAAGTGCTCTGACGAAGTTAATTGGAAATCCGATTTTATGGAACGGAGAAAGCCAAATCACAGGAGATGTGATGCATTTGATAGGCGATAATAAAACACGAAAAATAGATTCGTTAAAAGTCCTCAATAATACTTTTCTAATCTCCAAGGATACGCTCGGAACGGGCTATAACCAAGTAAAAGGACTCAATTTATTTGGAAAATTCAGGGATGGAAAACTGCATGATGTAGATGTCGTCAAGAATACAGAAGTTATCTATTTTATGCGGAACGACGCCAATGAGCTTATCGGAATTAATAAAAATGTCAGCAGTAAAATCAATTTGATTTTAGAGAATAATGCTGTTGAAACTATTACTTTTTACAATAAAGTTGACGGCGATATTTTCCCTGAAGACGAACTTCCTGAAAACGCCCGAAAGCTGCGAGGAATGGTTTGGCGCGGCGATGAAAGAATAAAATCTAAGGATGATATTTTTACCGCAGAAGATAATGAAATGAACGATAAACTGATTAAAGAAGGAAAAGACGAAGAAGAGAAAGGAAAAGATACTCCAATGAAAGTGCGAAAAGAAACTTTGAATTACGATAAGAAGAAGCCTGCGGTTAAGAGCAGTAAGTAA
- a CDS encoding phosphatidylserine decarboxylase family protein, with the protein MFHKEGGPSILLGVVFTVVVVLLAEKFIDINWLRTLVQIAALLVLIIILQFFRNPKRIAIKNSDHILAPVDGKVVVIEEVYEGEYFKDKRLQVSIFMSPINVHVTRYAMDGIIKFSKYHPGKFLVAWHPKASEENERTTVVIENETFGAILYRQIAGALARRIVNYAKEGMQVVQGTDAGFIKFGSRVDLFLPLGTPINVELNQKAIGGKTIIATKA; encoded by the coding sequence ATGTTTCATAAAGAAGGAGGCCCGTCCATTTTATTAGGTGTAGTTTTTACAGTCGTTGTGGTTTTATTAGCCGAAAAATTTATTGATATCAATTGGCTTAGAACTCTAGTTCAAATTGCAGCGCTTTTAGTTTTGATCATTATCTTGCAATTTTTTAGAAATCCTAAAAGAATTGCAATTAAGAACAGCGATCATATCCTTGCTCCTGTTGATGGAAAAGTTGTGGTTATCGAAGAAGTTTATGAGGGAGAATATTTTAAGGATAAACGTTTACAGGTTTCTATTTTTATGTCTCCTATCAATGTTCACGTAACTCGTTACGCGATGGATGGTATCATTAAATTTAGCAAATACCACCCTGGAAAATTTCTTGTTGCATGGCATCCAAAAGCGAGTGAAGAAAACGAAAGAACTACTGTAGTTATCGAAAATGAAACATTTGGCGCTATTCTATACAGACAAATCGCTGGAGCATTGGCTCGTAGAATTGTAAATTACGCCAAAGAAGGAATGCAGGTTGTTCAAGGAACAGATGCTGGTTTCATTAAATTTGGATCAAGAGTAGATTTATTTTTACCTTTAGGTACACCTATCAACGTTGAATTGAATCAAAAAGCGATTGGTGGAAAAACAATTATTGCTACGAAAGCATAA
- a CDS encoding acyl-CoA-binding protein yields the protein MAEKDLDIRFAEAVEIAMTMTQASLPQDVQLRLYAFYKQATFGTAVYNQSENFDLRDAFKTNAWMQISHMSIDEAKENYIEIINSLSSK from the coding sequence ATGGCTGAGAAAGATTTAGATATTCGCTTTGCGGAAGCTGTAGAAATTGCAATGACAATGACTCAGGCTTCACTGCCGCAAGATGTGCAGTTAAGACTTTACGCTTTTTACAAACAGGCAACTTTTGGTACAGCAGTTTACAATCAATCTGAAAATTTTGATTTGAGAGATGCGTTCAAAACTAATGCCTGGATGCAGATTAGTCATATGTCAATTGATGAAGCGAAAGAAAATTATATCGAGATCATTAACTCATTATCATCAAAATAA
- a CDS encoding tetratricopeptide repeat protein, whose protein sequence is MQLSNEEEDYNLSLSKFESMLKTNKVLFFDSEEFEEIILHYLDIGKANLAKKALKLALDQHPKSTGLKLVQVEMLVYDDKLDIAEKLLNELYAIEPNNEEIYIQKANICSKRDQHEKAVELLKIALQYTDDYADVYNLIGMEYLFMDNLEMAKESFIKCLEEDLEDQSALYNVVYCFEFLDQNQEAIAYLNDYINKNPYSEIAWHQLGRLHYGVKEYENAIRAFDYATLIDDEFLGAFMEKAKAYERLKKYNDAIESYNRTIELDDATSYALLRIGKCYEKLGNLAKAIQYYNQTVHEDPLLDKGWIAITDFHLRQKNYQKALFFVNKALAIDNQNRLYWKRYATINKHMNFFEEAEFGFRKAVEFGDYALDTWLYWVDILQFLGEFESAIQTLLQASEYFPEENEIEYRLAGLYFMIQDNTKAKFHLSNGLRLNFDNYILIEDLFPVVWAKKTVKNYIEKHRK, encoded by the coding sequence ATGCAATTAAGCAACGAAGAAGAAGATTATAACCTATCCTTATCCAAATTTGAGTCGATGTTAAAAACTAACAAAGTACTCTTTTTTGATTCTGAAGAATTTGAAGAAATAATTCTTCATTATTTAGATATAGGCAAGGCTAATTTAGCAAAAAAGGCCTTGAAACTTGCATTAGACCAACATCCTAAATCTACAGGCTTAAAATTAGTACAAGTAGAAATGCTGGTTTATGATGATAAACTCGACATTGCTGAAAAGCTTTTGAATGAGTTGTATGCAATTGAACCCAACAACGAGGAAATCTATATCCAAAAAGCCAATATCTGTTCTAAAAGAGATCAGCACGAAAAAGCGGTTGAACTGTTAAAAATCGCACTGCAGTACACTGATGACTATGCAGATGTGTATAACTTGATTGGAATGGAGTATCTTTTTATGGATAACCTTGAAATGGCAAAAGAGAGTTTTATCAAATGTCTTGAAGAAGACTTAGAAGACCAATCTGCTCTTTATAACGTGGTATATTGTTTTGAATTTTTAGATCAAAATCAAGAAGCTATTGCTTATTTAAATGATTACATCAACAAAAATCCTTACAGCGAAATTGCCTGGCATCAGCTTGGGCGTCTTCATTATGGCGTTAAAGAGTATGAAAATGCCATTCGTGCATTTGATTATGCAACGCTGATTGATGATGAGTTCTTGGGCGCTTTTATGGAAAAAGCAAAAGCTTACGAACGTCTGAAAAAATACAATGATGCAATTGAGAGCTATAACAGAACTATCGAGCTGGACGATGCAACATCTTATGCCCTGCTTCGAATTGGTAAATGTTATGAAAAACTTGGAAATTTAGCGAAAGCGATTCAATACTACAATCAAACGGTTCACGAAGATCCGTTATTGGATAAAGGATGGATTGCGATTACCGATTTTCATCTCCGCCAGAAAAACTATCAAAAAGCATTGTTTTTTGTGAATAAAGCTTTGGCAATTGACAATCAAAATCGTTTGTACTGGAAAAGATATGCGACTATCAATAAACACATGAATTTCTTTGAAGAAGCCGAATTTGGTTTTAGAAAAGCGGTTGAGTTTGGAGATTACGCATTAGACACTTGGTTGTATTGGGTTGATATTCTTCAGTTTTTAGGAGAATTTGAAAGCGCTATTCAGACTTTATTACAAGCTTCAGAATATTTCCCTGAAGAAAATGAAATCGAATATCGTTTAGCCGGATTATACTTTATGATTCAAGATAATACAAAAGCTAAATTTCATTTAAGCAATGGTTTACGTCTAAATTTTGACAACTATATCTTAATTGAAGACTTGTTTCCAGTAGTATGGGCAAAGAAAACAGTAAAAAATTATATAGAAAAACATCGTAAATAA
- a CDS encoding shikimate dehydrogenase, whose translation MVDILLRRRFGLLGRNISYSFSKGYFTEKFNNEVFAGNSYENFDISEINYFTELIKNNPDLKGLNVTIPYKEQVIPFLDKLSKKASLIGAVNTIKFTKNGKLKGYNTDYYGFKKSLKPLLEPHHKKALILGTGGASKGVAFALDELDIPYTFVSREAKENIIDYDLINATTFDNFQIIINCTPVGTSPNIEACPNLPYEFFTEKHIAYDLIYNPAETTFLKKAKEQGAVIKNGHDMLIFQAEKAWKIWNK comes from the coding sequence ATGGTTGATATTTTATTAAGAAGACGTTTTGGATTATTGGGCCGTAACATCAGCTACTCTTTTTCAAAAGGTTACTTTACAGAAAAATTTAATAATGAAGTTTTTGCTGGCAACAGCTATGAAAATTTTGACATTTCTGAAATTAATTACTTTACTGAATTGATCAAAAACAATCCAGATTTAAAGGGCTTAAATGTCACTATTCCATATAAAGAACAAGTTATTCCTTTCTTAGATAAACTATCAAAAAAAGCATCTTTAATTGGTGCAGTAAATACTATAAAATTTACCAAAAACGGTAAACTAAAAGGATACAATACAGATTATTATGGTTTTAAAAAATCGCTTAAACCATTATTAGAACCACATCACAAAAAAGCTTTGATTTTGGGAACTGGCGGGGCTTCTAAAGGTGTGGCGTTTGCTCTTGACGAACTTGACATTCCCTATACTTTCGTTTCAAGAGAAGCCAAAGAAAACATTATAGATTACGATTTGATCAATGCCACAACATTTGACAATTTTCAAATTATAATCAATTGTACTCCAGTTGGTACAAGCCCAAATATTGAAGCTTGTCCAAATCTGCCTTATGAATTCTTTACAGAAAAACATATTGCATACGATCTGATTTACAATCCGGCAGAAACAACTTTTTTGAAAAAAGCAAAAGAACAAGGAGCTGTTATAAAAAATGGCCACGACATGCTGATATTTCAAGCTGAGAAAGCCTGGAAAATCTGGAACAAATAA
- a CDS encoding superoxide dismutase: protein MKKNVVLFSTLASFLLLFSCKEDKLTEVVEVPLPTKEEKITIGSPNDVKADPGSFEMTKLSFNYDGLAPAIRTLTLETHYSKHYLSYTNNFNKEIVSTEFENMPIEDILKKMDLNNAKLRQNAGGYYNHTLYFNVLTPKEQTPKDTLAGSINKEFGSFNNLTNQFKAQSEKQFGSGWVWLVVDRYGKLQITTTQDQDNPLMKNALIPGTPILGIDLWEHAYYLDYQNRKGSYIDAFYEHINWEKVNEYYVEALKKVKKV from the coding sequence ATGAAGAAAAACGTTGTTCTATTTAGCACTTTAGCTTCATTTTTACTATTATTTTCCTGCAAAGAAGATAAGCTGACCGAAGTTGTTGAGGTTCCTCTTCCGACTAAAGAAGAGAAAATAACTATTGGTTCGCCAAATGATGTTAAAGCTGATCCCGGTTCTTTTGAAATGACAAAATTGTCCTTTAATTATGACGGTCTTGCACCTGCAATTCGAACTTTGACTTTAGAAACTCATTATTCTAAACATTATTTATCTTACACAAACAATTTTAATAAAGAAATTGTTTCTACAGAATTTGAGAATATGCCTATTGAGGATATTTTGAAAAAGATGGATTTAAATAATGCCAAACTTCGTCAGAATGCTGGAGGATATTACAACCATACGCTTTATTTTAATGTTTTAACTCCAAAAGAGCAAACTCCAAAAGATACTCTTGCCGGTTCTATTAATAAAGAATTTGGCTCTTTCAACAATCTAACGAATCAATTTAAAGCGCAGTCAGAAAAGCAATTTGGTTCTGGATGGGTTTGGTTAGTAGTTGACCGATATGGAAAACTTCAAATTACAACAACTCAGGATCAAGACAATCCGTTAATGAAAAATGCATTAATTCCAGGAACACCTATTTTAGGAATTGATCTTTGGGAACATGCCTATTATCTAGATTATCAAAACCGAAAAGGAAGTTATATTGATGCTTTTTATGAACATATTAATTGGGAAAAAGTAAACGAATATTATGTTGAAGCGCTCAAAAAGGTTAAAAAAGTATAG
- a CDS encoding alpha-amylase family protein yields the protein MISKRLITAGITLTVLFSACKTQELKMSTAKEETAAEKKVVVYQVFTRLFGNKNKTNKPWGTIEENGVGKFNDFTDKVLHEIKDLGVTYIWYTGVPHHALVRDYTAYGISNDDPEVVKGRAGSPYAVKDYYNVNPDLAENPAKRLEEFEALVKRTHNAGLKVIIDIVPNHIARKYEGKSNPAGVKDFGADDDVNVEYKRDNNFYYIPKEHFEIPDGDIPLNGEKHPLIDGKFDENPAKWTGNGSRKIKPDQNDWYETVKVNYGVRPDGTKDFPELPAGFDQKSYKEHFAFWQDKDVPDSWKKFRDIALYWTAKGVDGFRYDMAEMVPYEFWSYMNSSIKMENPNSFLLAEVYNPNEYRNYIHLGKMDYLYDKVETYDKLKDVIRGKSSPDELTEIQNRMSDIEHHMLHFLDNHDEQRLASPDFAGTPERGKPLMVVSATISTSPTMIYFGQEVGEAGNEDAGFGKPSRTSIFDYIGVPNHQRWMNDGKFDGGQLSDSEKKLRDFYKRLLNFTINSSALMGSFEEIQSANRQNNEGYDALLYSYARWSEKQKLVVITNFSSEKESEFDLKIPSSVISKWNLKDGSYVLVDKLYSESKTYLTVKNGEASARVKIKPSESFIYEVN from the coding sequence ATGATAAGTAAAAGATTAATTACAGCAGGAATTACGTTAACTGTACTATTTTCGGCTTGTAAAACACAAGAATTAAAAATGAGTACAGCAAAAGAAGAAACGGCAGCCGAAAAAAAGGTTGTAGTCTATCAAGTTTTTACACGCCTATTTGGGAATAAAAATAAAACAAATAAACCTTGGGGAACCATAGAAGAAAATGGTGTTGGAAAGTTTAATGACTTTACAGATAAAGTGCTACACGAAATAAAAGATTTAGGAGTTACTTATATTTGGTATACCGGCGTTCCTCATCATGCTCTGGTACGTGATTATACAGCTTACGGAATATCAAATGATGATCCAGAAGTAGTTAAGGGACGTGCAGGATCTCCATATGCCGTTAAGGATTATTATAATGTAAATCCAGATTTGGCCGAAAACCCAGCGAAGCGTTTAGAAGAATTTGAAGCCTTGGTTAAGCGGACACATAATGCAGGTTTGAAAGTAATTATCGATATTGTTCCCAATCATATTGCTCGTAAATACGAAGGAAAATCGAATCCAGCAGGAGTAAAAGATTTTGGTGCCGATGATGATGTGAATGTTGAATACAAACGAGATAATAATTTCTACTATATTCCAAAAGAACATTTTGAAATTCCAGATGGAGATATTCCATTAAATGGAGAAAAACATCCGCTTATTGATGGAAAGTTTGATGAAAATCCGGCTAAATGGACAGGAAACGGATCTCGTAAAATTAAACCAGATCAAAATGACTGGTATGAAACCGTGAAGGTAAATTACGGCGTGCGCCCTGACGGAACTAAAGATTTTCCTGAGCTTCCAGCTGGTTTTGATCAGAAATCGTATAAAGAGCATTTTGCTTTTTGGCAGGATAAAGATGTGCCTGATTCTTGGAAGAAATTCAGAGATATTGCCTTGTATTGGACAGCAAAAGGAGTTGACGGTTTCCGTTATGATATGGCAGAAATGGTTCCGTACGAATTTTGGAGTTATATGAACTCTTCCATTAAAATGGAAAATCCCAATTCATTTTTACTGGCAGAAGTTTATAACCCTAATGAATACCGCAATTACATCCATTTAGGAAAAATGGATTATTTATATGATAAAGTAGAGACTTACGATAAATTGAAAGATGTTATTCGAGGAAAATCTTCACCAGATGAATTGACCGAGATTCAAAACAGAATGTCGGATATCGAACATCATATGCTTCATTTCTTGGATAATCATGATGAACAGCGTTTGGCAAGTCCTGATTTTGCAGGAACTCCAGAAAGAGGAAAGCCACTAATGGTTGTTTCGGCAACTATAAGCACTTCGCCGACAATGATTTATTTTGGACAAGAAGTAGGAGAGGCTGGAAATGAAGATGCTGGTTTTGGAAAACCTTCCAGAACGTCTATTTTTGATTATATCGGAGTTCCGAATCATCAGCGTTGGATGAACGACGGAAAATTTGACGGCGGACAGCTTTCTGATTCTGAAAAAAAGCTTCGTGATTTTTACAAACGGTTATTGAATTTTACCATTAACAGCAGCGCTTTGATGGGAAGTTTTGAAGAGATTCAATCTGCAAATCGCCAAAATAATGAAGGTTATGATGCTTTGTTGTATTCTTATGCTCGCTGGTCTGAAAAACAAAAATTGGTTGTAATTACTAATTTCTCTTCTGAGAAAGAAAGTGAATTTGACTTAAAAATTCCTTCATCGGTTATTTCAAAATGGAATCTAAAAGATGGTTCTTATGTGCTTGTAGATAAATTGTATTCAGAGAGCAAAACTTATCTTACAGTCAAAAATGGTGAAGCTTCAGCACGAGTTAAAATAAAACCTTCTGAATCATTTATTTATGAAGTAAACTAA
- a CDS encoding aspartate aminotransferase family protein, giving the protein MNPDFIKYQAQTSPYPLGMEVSHAIGSYIYDTNDKKYLDFVAGVSACTLGHQHPRVNQAIKDQLDKYSHVMVYGEYSQSPAVQYCKLMASLLPESLNKTYLVNSGTEAIEGALKLAKRTTGRSQLISCHNAYHGNTMGSMSVMGFEERKQAFRPLLPDVDFITFNNEEDLQKITTRTAAILLETIQGGAGFIQPENNFLQKVRNRCDEVGALMIVDEIQPGFGRTGKLFGFQNYDVVPDIVVMGKGMGGGMPVGAFTASAERMDLLTENPKLGHITTFGGHPVIASACLATLQELTETNLMAETLEKEKLFRSLLVHPLITEVRGKGLMLAAMTESAEITNEVILSCQDKGLILFWLLFEGCAIRITPPLTISEDEIKEGCAIILDVIDEVMKKNNK; this is encoded by the coding sequence ATGAATCCAGATTTTATAAAATACCAGGCACAAACTTCTCCTTACCCATTAGGAATGGAAGTTTCGCACGCCATCGGATCTTACATATACGACACCAACGATAAAAAATATTTAGATTTTGTAGCCGGCGTTTCGGCTTGTACTTTAGGACATCAACATCCGAGAGTTAATCAAGCTATCAAAGATCAATTGGATAAATATTCGCATGTAATGGTTTATGGAGAATATTCGCAAAGTCCAGCAGTTCAATATTGTAAATTGATGGCTTCTCTCCTGCCAGAATCTTTAAATAAAACCTATTTAGTCAATTCGGGTACAGAAGCAATAGAAGGCGCTTTAAAATTGGCCAAAAGAACCACAGGACGCAGTCAGCTTATTTCTTGTCATAATGCTTATCATGGTAACACAATGGGTTCTATGAGTGTTATGGGATTTGAAGAACGCAAACAGGCCTTCAGACCTCTGCTTCCAGATGTTGATTTTATCACTTTTAATAACGAAGAAGATTTACAAAAAATAACAACCCGAACTGCAGCAATTCTGTTAGAAACTATTCAAGGAGGCGCAGGATTTATTCAGCCGGAAAACAATTTTCTGCAAAAAGTCCGAAATCGCTGCGATGAGGTTGGAGCTTTGATGATTGTAGATGAAATCCAGCCAGGTTTTGGGAGAACTGGTAAACTATTTGGTTTTCAGAATTATGACGTTGTTCCTGATATTGTTGTCATGGGTAAAGGTATGGGCGGCGGAATGCCGGTTGGTGCTTTTACTGCTTCTGCAGAAAGAATGGATCTTCTTACCGAAAATCCAAAATTAGGGCATATAACCACTTTTGGAGGCCACCCTGTCATTGCGTCAGCTTGTTTGGCTACTTTGCAGGAATTAACTGAAACAAATTTAATGGCAGAAACATTGGAGAAGGAAAAACTCTTCAGATCGCTTTTGGTACATCCTTTGATAACAGAAGTTAGAGGAAAAGGATTAATGCTGGCTGCAATGACAGAATCGGCAGAAATTACCAACGAAGTCATTTTAAGCTGTCAAGACAAAGGTCTTATATTATTCTGGCTTTTGTTTGAAGGATGTGCTATAAGAATTACACCTCCTTTGACCATCTCAGAAGATGAAATTAAAGAAGGCTGTGCAATTATTTTAGACGTTATTGATGAAGTAATGAAAAAGAATAACAAATAA